Proteins from a single region of Hymenobacter aquaticus:
- a CDS encoding aldose epimerase family protein, which yields MSTPTSFGHTHDGTEVQLYTLTNAHGLQARITNYGGTLTSLLVPDKAGQLGDVVLGFDNVSGYQSPEYQQAGPYFGALIGRYGNRIKAGQFTLNGKTYSLAKNNGPNHLHGGRQGFDKVVWQAEPGRSADGQTLTLRYVSKNGEEGYPGTLTVTVVYTLTQDDALRLDYTATTDKATPVNLTNHSYFNLGAGPDVLAHQVTLPADRYTVVDNTLIPTGELRSVKGTPFDFATAHAIGERIGEVPGGYDHNWVLNQPGAELHPAATVYEPTSGRTLEVLTTEPGIQFYTGNFLDGTLTGKGGRVYGKHAGFCLETQHFPDSPNQPKFPSTILQPGDTLHSITVYRFGVREK from the coding sequence ATGTCTACGCCCACCTCCTTCGGCCACACCCACGACGGCACCGAAGTACAGCTCTATACCCTAACCAACGCCCACGGGCTGCAAGCGCGCATCACCAACTACGGCGGCACGCTCACCAGCCTCTTGGTGCCCGACAAAGCCGGGCAGCTGGGCGACGTCGTGCTGGGCTTCGACAACGTGAGCGGCTACCAGAGCCCCGAATACCAGCAAGCCGGCCCGTATTTCGGGGCCCTGATCGGGCGCTACGGCAACCGCATCAAGGCCGGGCAGTTCACCCTGAATGGGAAAACCTACTCGCTGGCCAAAAACAACGGGCCCAACCACCTGCACGGCGGCCGGCAGGGCTTCGACAAGGTCGTCTGGCAGGCCGAGCCCGGCCGCAGTGCCGACGGCCAGACCCTGACCTTGCGCTATGTGAGTAAAAACGGGGAAGAAGGCTACCCCGGCACGTTGACTGTCACGGTGGTCTACACGCTGACCCAGGACGACGCCTTGCGCCTCGACTATACGGCCACGACGGATAAAGCCACGCCGGTGAACCTGACCAACCACAGCTACTTCAACCTGGGCGCGGGCCCGGATGTGCTGGCCCACCAGGTCACGCTGCCGGCCGACCGCTACACGGTGGTCGACAACACCCTGATTCCGACCGGGGAGCTACGGTCTGTGAAGGGTACGCCCTTTGACTTCGCCACGGCCCACGCCATTGGCGAGCGAATCGGAGAGGTGCCCGGCGGCTACGACCACAATTGGGTGCTGAACCAGCCCGGGGCGGAGCTGCACCCAGCCGCCACGGTCTACGAGCCGACCTCGGGCCGCACCTTGGAGGTCCTGACCACCGAGCCGGGCATCCAGTTCTACACCGGCAACTTCCTGGACGGCACGCTCACGGGCAAGGGCGGCCGGGTCTACGGCAAGCACGCGGGCTTCTGTCTGGAAACCCAGCACTTTCCCGACTCGCCCAACCAGCCGAAGTTTCCCAGCACCATTCTGCAGCCCGGCGACACGCTGCACTCTATTACCGTTTACCGCTTCGGGGTGCGGGAGAAATAA
- a CDS encoding metallophosphoesterase: MQRIITSALFVVLLLGVDWYVFQAVRTVSQGASAATQRFITGGYWLLTLVSLFGILWMALTRGTPPTLLRTYLTSAIMVLFVSKLVVVLFLLVDDAGRLVRFMASKFGARPDPLGNGSPGISRSQFLNRMALVAGGIPFVALIWGMVKGATDYQVKRVVLKFPNLPASFDGFKLLQISDLHTGSFNADPEPLERAVALINKQQADLVFMTGDLVNNVATEVEPHIDTLAKIQSKLPIYSILGNHDYADYVDWTDLGGQSAKQANLDRLKQNHAKIGWKLLLDESHTIERDGEKIAVLGVQNWGAQMRFPKYGNLAQAHAGSGDAPFKILLSHDPSHWEAQVLEYPDIDLTLSGHTHGMQFGVNLSFLKWSPVQYVYKQWAGLYSKGKQHLYVNTGLGFIGYPGRVGFLPEITVFELRRA, translated from the coding sequence ATGCAAAGAATCATCACCAGCGCGCTGTTTGTCGTGCTCCTGCTTGGCGTCGATTGGTACGTATTCCAGGCCGTGCGCACCGTCAGCCAGGGCGCTTCGGCCGCCACCCAGCGCTTTATTACCGGCGGCTACTGGCTGCTCACCCTCGTTTCCCTGTTCGGCATTCTCTGGATGGCCCTCACCCGCGGCACCCCGCCCACGCTGCTGCGCACCTACCTGACCAGCGCCATTATGGTGCTGTTCGTCTCGAAGCTGGTGGTAGTCTTGTTTCTGCTGGTCGATGACGCGGGCCGCCTCGTGCGGTTTATGGCCTCCAAGTTCGGGGCCCGGCCCGACCCGCTCGGCAACGGCAGTCCCGGCATTTCGCGCAGCCAGTTTCTGAACCGCATGGCCCTGGTGGCGGGCGGCATTCCGTTCGTGGCCCTGATCTGGGGCATGGTGAAGGGCGCCACCGACTACCAGGTGAAGCGCGTGGTGCTGAAGTTTCCGAACCTACCCGCCTCGTTCGACGGCTTCAAGCTGCTCCAGATTTCGGACTTGCACACGGGCAGCTTCAACGCCGACCCCGAGCCCCTGGAGCGGGCCGTGGCCCTGATCAACAAGCAGCAGGCCGACCTGGTCTTCATGACCGGCGACCTGGTCAACAACGTGGCCACCGAGGTGGAGCCCCACATTGATACGCTGGCCAAAATCCAGTCGAAGCTGCCGATTTACTCGATTCTGGGCAACCACGACTACGCCGACTACGTCGACTGGACCGATCTGGGCGGCCAATCAGCCAAGCAGGCCAACCTCGACCGACTCAAGCAGAACCACGCCAAGATTGGCTGGAAGCTGCTGCTGGACGAAAGCCACACGATTGAGCGCGACGGCGAGAAAATAGCGGTGCTGGGCGTGCAGAACTGGGGCGCGCAGATGCGTTTCCCGAAGTACGGCAACCTGGCCCAGGCCCACGCCGGCAGCGGCGACGCGCCCTTCAAAATCCTGCTCAGCCACGACCCTTCCCACTGGGAAGCGCAGGTGCTGGAATACCCCGACATCGACCTCACGCTCTCGGGCCACACCCACGGCATGCAGTTCGGCGTCAACCTCTCGTTCCTGAAATGGAGCCCGGTGCAATACGTCTACAAGCAGTGGGCGGGCCTGTACTCGAAGGGCAAGCAGCACCTGTACGTGAATACCGGCCTGGGCTTTATCGGCTACCCCGGCCGGGTGGGCTTCCTGCCCGAAATCACCGTGTTTGAGCTGCGCCGGGCCTAA
- a CDS encoding carboxypeptidase-like regulatory domain-containing protein, producing the protein MVVCILISFVKGFFQLLQGFFSARALGLLVGCWLLLAGGAAAQVRVTGTVSGAKDRQPIPGAAIFVQGTNRGTVANAEGDFALSVANTDTLVFRAVGFKPQRLPLGRTGLSQIVVQIYMLRDSIQLGEVRIQEGRPDRAVINRALRNVRRPTPPANAVRRAPPPKPLFPVDTIAPRDPIPTLASPISLIYDQFSRAGQQRRKMEEIQAQEKAAQAEKNRQKYNRNFKENTGYE; encoded by the coding sequence ATGGTAGTCTGTATTCTAATCAGCTTCGTGAAGGGCTTCTTTCAACTACTACAGGGTTTCTTTTCGGCGCGGGCACTTGGCCTGCTGGTCGGCTGCTGGCTGCTGCTGGCAGGCGGCGCTGCGGCGCAGGTGCGCGTCACGGGCACGGTGTCGGGGGCTAAAGACCGGCAGCCCATTCCCGGCGCGGCCATTTTCGTGCAGGGCACCAACCGTGGCACTGTGGCCAATGCCGAGGGCGACTTTGCCCTCAGCGTTGCCAATACCGACACGCTCGTGTTTCGGGCCGTGGGCTTTAAGCCCCAACGCCTGCCGCTGGGCCGCACCGGCTTGTCCCAGATTGTGGTGCAGATCTACATGCTGCGCGACAGTATTCAGCTGGGGGAAGTCCGGATTCAGGAAGGGCGCCCCGATCGGGCCGTTATCAACCGGGCGCTGCGCAACGTGCGCCGGCCCACGCCCCCGGCCAACGCCGTGCGCCGGGCCCCGCCGCCCAAGCCCCTGTTCCCGGTCGATACCATCGCCCCGCGCGACCCTATCCCGACCCTGGCCAGCCCCATCAGCCTGATTTACGACCAGTTTTCCCGGGCCGGGCAGCAGCGGCGCAAGATGGAGGAAATTCAAGCCCAGGAAAAAGCCGCCCAGGCCGAGAAGAACCGGCAGAAATACAACCGCAACTTCAAAGAAAACACGGGCTATGAGTAA
- a CDS encoding FAD-dependent oxidoreductase: MQIHSLNHSQPYDYVVYGASVGGILLALHYAAAGNTVLVLNPYGFPGGSVTESLSCLQQRPVAATPHARQLFGQLFANPYATVYEAEEGCVLNPEVIKIGLQHALEASAVALLFHVKARALAPAGPDGYATLSVIGKEGEFSVRARRVLDATDAGHLTRLVRRTGQLTGARLCVFTSPVPEAAAATMQALAGLQQAVRLPDGRYWLALGLPAAHPTFVETTANDMLDTLTAALAPLGARLQIVPAETQLLYQAAPAEPGEAFGSAADLLAGRSYAPHQWLQRAADLEAAAVAAQAARPVAQ; the protein is encoded by the coding sequence ATGCAAATTCATTCGCTGAATCATTCGCAGCCCTACGACTATGTCGTGTACGGAGCCTCGGTGGGGGGTATTCTGCTGGCGCTGCACTACGCCGCCGCCGGCAACACCGTACTGGTGCTCAATCCTTATGGCTTCCCTGGGGGCAGCGTCACGGAAAGTCTGAGCTGCCTGCAGCAGCGGCCCGTGGCGGCCACGCCCCACGCCCGGCAGCTTTTTGGGCAGCTCTTCGCCAACCCCTACGCTACCGTGTATGAGGCAGAGGAAGGCTGCGTGCTCAACCCGGAAGTCATCAAAATCGGCTTGCAGCACGCGCTGGAGGCATCGGCAGTGGCGCTGCTGTTTCACGTGAAGGCCCGCGCCCTGGCCCCGGCCGGCCCCGATGGCTACGCCACGCTGAGCGTAATTGGTAAGGAAGGCGAGTTTAGCGTGCGGGCCCGCCGCGTGCTCGATGCCACCGATGCCGGCCACCTCACGCGCCTGGTGCGGCGCACCGGCCAGCTCACCGGGGCGCGGCTGTGCGTGTTCACCAGCCCTGTGCCCGAAGCCGCCGCCGCCACCATGCAGGCCCTGGCCGGTTTGCAGCAGGCCGTGCGCCTGCCCGACGGCCGCTACTGGCTGGCGCTGGGGCTGCCCGCCGCGCATCCCACCTTCGTTGAAACCACGGCCAACGATATGCTGGATACCCTGACGGCCGCGCTGGCGCCGCTGGGTGCCCGCCTGCAGATTGTGCCGGCCGAAACCCAGCTGCTCTACCAGGCAGCGCCGGCAGAGCCTGGCGAAGCCTTCGGCAGCGCCGCCGACCTGCTGGCTGGCCGCTCCTACGCGCCCCACCAGTGGCTGCAGCGCGCCGCCGACCTGGAAGCTGCCGCCGTGGCCGCCCAGGCTGCGCGCCCGGTAGCTCAGTAA
- a CDS encoding FAD-dependent oxidoreductase has product MELKQKYDVIVAGAGIAGIGAAVKAGRMGASVLLVEHYGFVGGMSTAGMVGPFMKHTVHGQPLVRGVFEDLENGMRRQNGMIDNGFYASAFRSSAYELLRAAGVTVLLHGEIARVQRDGNRLAALDILVDGREVIIAGEVFIDTTGDAQLVFLGNFPWVKGDEQTGLLQALTLFFRMGGIDIQRATDYAQANKHDFFDWMTYDFDFSKIVSVAGYWSNVRRAIAEKRLPPEIEYIFFTTLPGSGEGSFNTSNVLGLDGSSSPDLTAAELTGRNQVDQLVRLIQQELPGFENSYLVETAVQVGVRETRRAVGDYAVTGADVRNMHKFPDPVARSSYGIDIHGQKGESSVLEHVEEGQYYEVPLRSLLVQQADNLLVAGRCISSTREGHSAIRIMPTSSATGEACGALAALAVRNGQQLRQVPYAALQAEIAYNLSVLE; this is encoded by the coding sequence ATGGAGCTAAAGCAAAAATACGATGTGATTGTGGCCGGGGCCGGCATTGCCGGCATCGGGGCGGCGGTGAAGGCCGGGCGGATGGGTGCCTCGGTGCTGCTGGTGGAGCACTACGGCTTCGTGGGCGGCATGAGCACGGCCGGGATGGTCGGGCCGTTTATGAAGCACACCGTGCACGGCCAGCCGCTGGTGCGGGGCGTGTTCGAGGACCTGGAAAACGGAATGCGCCGCCAGAACGGCATGATTGACAACGGATTCTACGCCAGCGCCTTTCGCTCCTCGGCTTACGAGCTGCTGCGGGCGGCCGGCGTGACGGTGCTGCTGCACGGCGAAATTGCGCGGGTGCAGCGCGACGGTAACCGCCTCGCCGCCCTGGATATTCTGGTTGATGGCCGCGAAGTAATAATAGCCGGGGAGGTGTTCATCGATACAACCGGCGACGCACAGCTGGTGTTCTTGGGCAACTTTCCGTGGGTGAAGGGCGACGAGCAAACCGGCCTGCTGCAGGCCCTGACGCTGTTTTTCCGCATGGGCGGCATCGATATTCAGCGGGCCACCGACTATGCCCAGGCCAACAAGCACGACTTCTTCGACTGGATGACCTACGACTTCGATTTCTCGAAAATCGTGTCGGTGGCGGGCTACTGGAGCAACGTGCGCCGCGCCATTGCCGAAAAGCGCCTGCCCCCGGAAATCGAGTATATCTTCTTTACCACCCTGCCCGGCAGCGGCGAAGGCTCCTTCAACACCAGCAACGTGCTGGGCCTCGACGGCTCCTCCTCGCCCGACCTGACGGCTGCCGAGCTCACCGGCCGCAATCAGGTTGATCAGCTGGTACGGCTGATTCAGCAGGAGCTGCCCGGCTTCGAGAACTCCTACCTCGTGGAAACGGCTGTGCAGGTGGGCGTGCGCGAAACCCGCCGCGCCGTCGGCGACTACGCCGTAACGGGGGCCGACGTGCGCAACATGCACAAGTTCCCGGATCCGGTGGCCCGCTCCAGCTACGGCATCGACATCCACGGGCAGAAAGGGGAGAGCTCCGTGCTGGAGCACGTAGAAGAAGGCCAGTACTATGAGGTGCCGCTTCGCTCCCTGCTGGTGCAGCAGGCCGACAACCTGCTGGTGGCCGGCCGCTGCATCTCTTCCACCCGCGAAGGCCACAGCGCCATCCGCATTATGCCTACTTCCTCGGCTACCGGCGAAGCCTGCGGGGCGTTGGCGGCCCTGGCCGTGCGCAACGGCCAGCAGCTGCGGCAAGTGCCTTATGCAGCGTTACAGGCTGAAATTGCCTATAATCTCTCGGTACTGGAATAG
- a CDS encoding DUF1684 domain-containing protein, whose translation MRINPKLLIGLGLLVVFAYFLQDLVLGHDQYATGIQKARTEKNNSFRRMKDSPLNAEQRDHFDSLRYYAPDKAFRVTAQLERFATPDTMAMQLTDGKADKYLRWGKATFELDRQPRQLVLFLKVNDDKPELFVPFTDKTNGFDTYGGGRYLDIALPAEADKEIVLDFNAAYNPFCAYNNEYSCPVPPADNRLPIPIPAGEKSFPEEDHTGHAH comes from the coding sequence ATGCGCATCAACCCCAAACTTCTCATCGGCCTGGGCCTGCTGGTGGTCTTCGCTTACTTCCTGCAGGATCTGGTGCTGGGCCACGACCAGTACGCTACCGGCATTCAGAAAGCCCGCACCGAAAAGAACAACTCCTTCCGCCGCATGAAAGACTCGCCGCTCAACGCCGAGCAGCGCGACCATTTCGACTCGCTGCGCTACTACGCGCCCGACAAAGCCTTCCGCGTCACGGCCCAGCTGGAGCGGTTTGCCACCCCTGATACCATGGCCATGCAGCTCACCGACGGCAAGGCCGATAAGTACCTGCGCTGGGGCAAGGCCACGTTTGAGCTTGACCGGCAGCCCCGGCAGCTGGTCTTGTTTCTGAAAGTGAACGACGACAAGCCCGAGCTATTCGTGCCCTTCACCGACAAAACCAACGGCTTCGACACCTACGGCGGGGGCCGCTACCTCGATATTGCCCTGCCCGCGGAGGCCGATAAGGAAATCGTGCTGGACTTCAACGCGGCCTACAACCCGTTCTGCGCCTATAACAACGAGTATTCCTGCCCCGTGCCGCCGGCCGACAACCGCCTGCCCATTCCCATTCCGGCCGGCGAAAAGAGCTTCCCCGAGGAAGACCACACCGGCCACGCCCACTAG
- a CDS encoding 3'-5' exonuclease — protein MREYVLFVDTETSGIPQDWSQPYSVLGNWPHIAQLAWVVCSRDGQQLKAENHYILPSDYDLSPASVSVHGLTREFLQEHGQPRHAVLRRLYQDLLRYEPLVVAHFMQLDFHMLGVGFYRAGLDNPLEALPTFCTMLTTSRFVQAGPQRFLRLGELYERLFREPLRRQHDALVDAQATARCFFELWRNGDITEQTLTAQTPPRRPPEKPGPPAARILAALILLLLVLLAAYFLLL, from the coding sequence GTGAGAGAGTACGTGCTGTTCGTCGATACCGAAACCTCCGGCATTCCGCAGGACTGGTCGCAGCCGTACTCGGTGCTGGGCAACTGGCCCCACATTGCCCAGCTGGCCTGGGTGGTGTGCTCCCGCGACGGGCAGCAGCTCAAGGCCGAAAACCACTACATCCTGCCCAGCGACTACGACCTGAGCCCCGCCTCGGTGAGCGTGCACGGCCTGACCCGGGAGTTCTTGCAGGAGCACGGCCAGCCCCGGCACGCGGTGCTGCGCCGCCTCTACCAGGATTTGCTCCGCTACGAGCCCCTGGTGGTGGCCCACTTCATGCAGCTCGACTTCCACATGCTGGGCGTGGGCTTTTACCGCGCCGGCCTGGACAACCCGCTGGAGGCGCTGCCCACCTTCTGCACCATGCTCACCACCAGCCGGTTTGTGCAGGCCGGTCCGCAGCGCTTCTTGCGCCTGGGCGAGCTGTACGAGCGGCTGTTCCGGGAGCCCCTGCGGCGGCAGCACGACGCGCTGGTAGATGCCCAGGCCACGGCCCGCTGCTTTTTTGAGCTCTGGCGCAACGGCGACATCACCGAGCAAACCCTGACCGCTCAAACGCCCCCGCGCCGGCCGCCGGAAAAGCCCGGGCCACCGGCTGCCCGTATACTTGCCGCACTGATTCTGCTGCTGCTGGTCTTGCTGGCCGCCTACTTCTTACTGCTCTGA
- the radC gene encoding RadC family protein, producing MESFDNLSEEATAPVFYQTPASFSIKSWAEEDRPREKLMQKGRTALSDAELMAILLGSGTAKLSAVDVAKLILAAVKNDLNELARLSIKDLMRHKGIGEAKAITIVAALELGRRRKETAAAARTTITCSLDIYNLVRPNLQDLPHEEFWVILLNRANVVMRKTSVSSGGVAGTVADPKMIFKEALEQLASSIILVHNHPSGNRQPSAADIALTRKLKEAGQFLDLPVLDHLIYTDHGYYSFADECIL from the coding sequence ATGGAATCGTTTGACAATCTGTCCGAAGAAGCAACTGCGCCCGTCTTCTACCAAACCCCCGCCAGCTTCAGCATCAAGAGCTGGGCCGAGGAAGACCGGCCCCGCGAAAAGCTCATGCAAAAAGGCCGCACGGCCCTTTCCGACGCCGAGCTGATGGCCATTCTGCTGGGCTCGGGCACGGCCAAGCTCTCGGCCGTGGACGTGGCCAAGCTGATTCTGGCGGCCGTAAAAAATGATTTGAACGAGCTGGCCCGGCTGTCCATCAAAGACCTGATGCGCCATAAAGGCATTGGCGAGGCCAAGGCCATTACCATCGTGGCGGCCCTGGAGCTGGGGCGGCGGCGCAAGGAAACCGCCGCCGCAGCCCGCACCACCATCACCTGCTCCCTGGATATCTACAACCTGGTGCGGCCCAACCTCCAGGATTTGCCCCACGAGGAGTTCTGGGTGATTCTGCTGAACCGGGCCAACGTGGTGATGCGCAAAACCAGCGTGAGCAGCGGGGGCGTGGCTGGCACCGTGGCCGACCCCAAGATGATTTTCAAAGAGGCCCTGGAGCAGCTGGCCAGCAGCATTATTCTGGTCCACAACCACCCCAGCGGCAACCGCCAGCCCTCGGCCGCCGACATTGCCCTGACCCGCAAGCTCAAGGAAGCCGGCCAGTTCCTGGATTTGCCCGTGCTCGACCACCTGATTTACACCGACCACGGCTACTACAGCTTCGCCGACGAGTGCATTCTGTAG
- the uvsE gene encoding UV DNA damage repair endonuclease UvsE gives MRIGYPCVNESLDCTSGATFRLASYSAERVELAVASNLICLQRILEYNVAHELRFFRIGSSIVPFGSHPINTFPWQARFEPEFRAIGNYVRAQGMRISFHPDQFVVLNSPSEDIVQRSIAELVYQGSMLDLMGLDSTAKLQIHVGGLYGDRDLAISRFIATYRELPTAVQRRLVIENDDRLFSLRDCLRVHEAVGIPILFDNFHHECLNHGEPMAEALRLAAATWHPERDGVLMMDYSSQQLGERKGKHTTTLEEDLFREFLTHLHGLDVDIMLEIKDKEASACRAVGVLRELQLIAAEAASLS, from the coding sequence ATGAGAATTGGATATCCCTGCGTCAATGAATCCCTGGATTGCACCTCCGGAGCCACGTTTCGGCTGGCGTCTTACTCCGCTGAGCGGGTAGAGCTGGCCGTAGCCAGCAACCTGATTTGTCTGCAGCGCATCCTGGAATACAACGTGGCCCACGAGCTGCGCTTTTTCCGGATTGGCTCCAGCATCGTGCCGTTCGGCTCCCACCCCATCAACACCTTTCCCTGGCAGGCGCGCTTCGAGCCGGAGTTTCGTGCCATCGGCAACTACGTGCGGGCGCAGGGCATGCGCATCTCCTTTCACCCCGACCAGTTTGTGGTGCTCAACTCGCCCAGCGAGGATATCGTGCAGCGCAGCATCGCCGAGCTGGTGTACCAGGGCTCGATGCTGGACTTGATGGGCCTCGACAGCACGGCCAAGCTCCAGATTCACGTGGGCGGCCTCTACGGCGACCGGGACTTGGCCATCAGCCGCTTTATTGCCACCTACCGCGAGCTGCCGACGGCCGTGCAGCGCCGGCTGGTTATCGAAAACGACGACCGGCTGTTTAGTCTGCGCGACTGCCTGCGGGTGCACGAGGCCGTGGGCATCCCGATTCTGTTCGACAACTTCCACCACGAGTGCCTCAACCACGGCGAGCCAATGGCCGAGGCGCTGCGCCTGGCCGCCGCCACCTGGCACCCCGAGCGCGACGGGGTGCTGATGATGGACTACAGCTCGCAGCAGCTGGGCGAGCGGAAAGGTAAGCACACCACCACGCTCGAAGAAGACCTATTCCGCGAGTTCCTGACCCATCTGCACGGCCTCGACGTCGACATCATGCTCGAAATAAAGGACAAGGAGGCCAGCGCCTGCCGCGCCGTGGGCGTGCTGCGCGAGCTGCAACTCATTGCCGCCGAAGCCGCTTCCCTGTCGTAA
- a CDS encoding DUF294 nucleotidyltransferase-like domain-containing protein — protein sequence MTDRIEFLRTVKPFDVLPEDVLREIADLLEEVTHPREAIIYMQDVSKLRGLDIVVEGGYETFFYDSQQHKRLVEHCGPGCCYGGISVLLNKKRSLRTVLARKGTRVYFLHRRDFRALCQAYDGFFQYFTTKYGQRMLDDEYAHFVKLNQGSAAQNYLASDQLYSRRLEAVELRDIVACPGTTPIREVARRMAEARTSCYFVTDAAGTITGYVTDITLRDKVVAGLLDARQPVSTIMDAPVVSISAQAYVYEATLLMFQTKTRYLLVRAADGAGYVGFVSRNKLLTEQAQSPFMFIQAVKQAVSGPELRRRWEQVPDMVYQLLDRGVKPEIVNQLITSISDTIALKVIEGVIQEMGPPPARFVFMVLGSEGRKEQTLLTDQDNAIIYEDKANEQREAVRAYFKQFAEHVSDQLNAIGFSFCEGGFMAKNPKWTHSLSHWKRNYTEWISESNPEAVMQFAAFFDCRYLYGDATIMQELQQFLSEQLQVPHDRFFYYMAINALQFEPPLTFFRNIRTFTVGSQQVFNLKKTMTPIVDLARIYALKHRIFLTNTGERLAALKEQGVFSDKEYHELLQSYYYLMGMRLKKQAVQIISDKRRPDNYLDPKTLTRVEEVSLKEIFKVIGDFQLKIKVGFAKTL from the coding sequence ATGACCGACCGGATAGAGTTTCTGCGCACCGTGAAGCCTTTCGACGTGCTGCCCGAAGACGTGCTGCGCGAAATTGCCGATCTGCTGGAAGAAGTAACCCACCCGCGCGAGGCCATTATATACATGCAGGACGTGAGCAAGCTGCGCGGCCTCGACATCGTGGTGGAGGGCGGGTACGAAACGTTTTTCTACGACAGCCAGCAGCACAAGCGCCTGGTGGAACACTGCGGGCCGGGCTGCTGCTACGGCGGCATCTCGGTGCTGCTCAATAAGAAACGCTCGTTGCGCACGGTACTGGCCCGCAAGGGCACGCGCGTCTACTTCCTGCACCGCCGCGACTTCCGGGCCCTGTGCCAGGCCTACGACGGGTTTTTCCAGTACTTCACCACCAAGTACGGCCAGCGCATGCTCGACGACGAGTACGCCCACTTCGTGAAGCTCAACCAGGGCAGCGCGGCCCAGAACTACCTGGCCTCCGACCAGCTCTACTCGCGCCGCCTCGAAGCCGTGGAGCTGCGCGACATCGTGGCCTGCCCCGGCACCACGCCCATCCGGGAGGTGGCCCGCCGCATGGCCGAGGCCCGCACCAGCTGCTACTTCGTCACCGACGCCGCCGGCACCATCACGGGCTACGTCACCGATATTACCCTGCGCGACAAAGTGGTGGCCGGCCTGCTCGACGCCCGCCAGCCGGTCAGCACCATTATGGATGCGCCGGTGGTCAGCATCAGCGCCCAGGCCTACGTGTATGAGGCCACGCTGCTCATGTTCCAGACCAAGACCCGCTACCTGCTCGTGCGCGCCGCCGATGGGGCCGGCTACGTGGGCTTCGTGAGCCGCAACAAGCTGCTCACCGAGCAGGCCCAGTCGCCGTTCATGTTTATTCAGGCCGTGAAGCAGGCCGTGTCGGGCCCGGAGCTGCGGCGGCGCTGGGAGCAGGTGCCCGACATGGTGTACCAACTGCTGGACCGCGGCGTGAAGCCCGAAATCGTGAACCAGCTCATCACCAGCATTTCCGACACCATTGCCCTGAAAGTCATTGAGGGCGTGATTCAGGAAATGGGGCCGCCGCCGGCTAGGTTCGTGTTTATGGTGCTGGGCAGCGAAGGCCGCAAGGAGCAAACCCTGCTCACTGACCAGGACAACGCCATTATCTACGAGGACAAGGCCAACGAGCAGCGCGAGGCCGTGCGGGCCTATTTCAAGCAGTTTGCCGAGCACGTCTCCGACCAGCTCAACGCCATTGGCTTCAGCTTCTGCGAGGGGGGCTTCATGGCCAAAAACCCCAAGTGGACCCACTCCCTTTCGCACTGGAAGCGCAACTACACCGAGTGGATCAGCGAGTCGAACCCCGAGGCGGTGATGCAGTTCGCGGCCTTCTTCGACTGCCGCTACCTCTACGGCGACGCCACCATCATGCAGGAGTTGCAGCAGTTTCTGAGCGAGCAGCTGCAAGTGCCCCACGACCGGTTTTTCTACTACATGGCCATCAATGCCCTGCAGTTTGAGCCCCCGCTCACGTTTTTCCGCAACATCCGCACCTTCACGGTGGGCTCCCAGCAGGTGTTCAACCTGAAAAAGACCATGACGCCCATCGTGGACCTGGCCCGCATCTACGCCCTGAAGCACCGCATCTTTCTGACCAACACCGGCGAGCGGCTGGCGGCCCTCAAGGAGCAGGGCGTGTTTAGCGACAAAGAGTACCACGAGCTGCTGCAGTCGTACTACTACCTGATGGGCATGCGCCTCAAGAAGCAGGCCGTGCAGATCATCAGCGACAAACGCCGCCCCGACAACTACCTCGACCCCAAGACGCTGACCCGGGTGGAGGAAGTCAGTTTGAAGGAAATCTTCAAGGTTATCGGCGACTTCCAGCTCAAGATCAAAGTCGGCTTCGCCAAAACGCTGTAG